The sequence below is a genomic window from Escherichia marmotae.
CGTTAAAGGTAAAAGCCAGTTCGACAGCAATATTACTGCCCCGGATGCCATCATCAATGGCAAATCGACGGATAAGCATATCCACCATGGCGACAGCGGCGGAACCACGGGGCCAATGCAATGACCGATTTAGCCATTATCTGGACGAACGGACGCGGCGATATTGCACAGGATGGCATTGATATGCTGACTGACGACAGCCTGACAACCGATGTGACAATCTCCCTGTTTACAGACCGGCGCGCGCTGGATTCTGACACGCTGCCGGATGGTTCAGATGATCGCCGTGGATGGTGGGGTGACAGTTACCGCGACCGCCCCATCGGTTCGCGGTTGTGGCTGTTATCACGTGAAAAAGCCACACCGGATACGCTGGAACGCGCCAGAGGGTATGCCGAAGAGGCGCTGGAATGGCTGAAAACAGCGGGCCGGGTAAGTGCGATTAACGTCAGAGCGGAACAGTTACATCAGGGCTGGTTATACCTCTACATTGCACTGACATTACCGGATGGTTCCGTTATTCCTTATGAGTTTAAAGCAGCATTTAACGGGGTTTAAATGGCTTATTCACCACCGACATTATCATCGCTGATTGCCCGTACAGAACAGAATATTGAACAGCGCCTGCCGGGTAGCTGGCCTCAGGCCCGTGAAAAAACGCTGAGTGCCATTGCTTATGCTCAGGCGGGCCTTGCTGCCGGTTGTCACGAGCATATTTCATGGGTTGGACGGCAGATTATCCCGTCGACAGCTGATGAAGATGAGTTGCTGGAGCACTGCCGGTTCTGGGGGGTGCGCCGCAAACAGGCGACAGCCGCCAGCGGCCCGCTGACTGTCACCACATCGGCAGCGACCACCATTCCTGCCGGTACACGCTGGCAGCGTGCTGATGGTGTGGTTTACAGCCTGGCTGATGCCATTGTGATTGACCAGGCAGGAACGACGGAAATTACCGTTACCGCACTGGCTGCCGGTGAGGCAGGAAATACCGGTGAGAATACCCTTTTAACGTTGATCACCCCGGTTGCCTGTGTTGTTTCCGATGCCATCACTGTAAAAGGGTTTTCCGGTGGGGCTGATATTGAGAGTGCAGCGGAGCTGCTGTCACGGCTGGAATATCGTGTCCAGTACCCTCCGTTCGGCGGTAATCAGTTTGATTACGTTCGCTGGGCACGTGAAGTCAGCGGCGTTACCCGTGCCTGGTGTTTTCCGACATGGAAAGGCGGTGGCACAGTCGGGGTGACGTTTGTTATGGATAACCGGAGCAATATTTTTCCACAACCGGCAGACGTGGAACGCGTGGCGGATTATATCGCCGGTCATACTGACCCGATCACCGGTCTGATTGTCGGACAGCCTGACGGTGTAAATGTCACTGTATTTGCGCCAAAGGCAAAGCCGGTAAATCCACGGATTTATATATCACCGAAGACAGCCGAACTG
It includes:
- a CDS encoding phage GP46 family protein, translating into MTDLAIIWTNGRGDIAQDGIDMLTDDSLTTDVTISLFTDRRALDSDTLPDGSDDRRGWWGDSYRDRPIGSRLWLLSREKATPDTLERARGYAEEALEWLKTAGRVSAINVRAEQLHQGWLYLYIALTLPDGSVIPYEFKAAFNGV
- a CDS encoding baseplate J/gp47 family protein — protein: MAYSPPTLSSLIARTEQNIEQRLPGSWPQAREKTLSAIAYAQAGLAAGCHEHISWVGRQIIPSTADEDELLEHCRFWGVRRKQATAASGPLTVTTSAATTIPAGTRWQRADGVVYSLADAIVIDQAGTTEITVTALAAGEAGNTGENTLLTLITPVACVVSDAITVKGFSGGADIESAAELLSRLEYRVQYPPFGGNQFDYVRWAREVSGVTRAWCFPTWKGGGTVGVTFVMDNRSNIFPQPADVERVADYIAGHTDPITGLIVGQPDGVNVTVFAPKAKPVNPRIYISPKTAELKQAITHAINTMFFNEVTPGGALAPSRIIRAVAGVTGLDDFEVRFPTEIQRSENTELLTPGTIEWL